A part of Rhinatrema bivittatum chromosome 16, aRhiBiv1.1, whole genome shotgun sequence genomic DNA contains:
- the LOC115078751 gene encoding myb-related transcription factor, partner of profilin-like → MPGKRVRAQVEDHATDQQPEEDSSASQPSQKRTRNARFTDDEKELLCRAVCEKHRLLFKSKLSWCSRKKIWEKIAQDVSSLSVMPRDIKQVQHRWRDTRKEVKEKAAKINAHAKRTGGGPPCSIVLTPVEEMVLRTMAAEVVVGVQTEYGGETEPCAPCAETMDNGDGDSEESEHQESLFPQPCADPPSQAMSSGDMDTQDQTDVPVIGAEDVVLDLQYLNTPLAFQEPDPSQQSDEATVIEESEPVFPDTEIAPVFGIDTVTDQLLAGIGSRLDGHHALILQELRLLRADFKQCMASLIGAIQSLAPKPPAGNKS, encoded by the exons ATGCCGGGAAAGCGAGTTCGGGCTCAGGTAGAGGACCATGCCACGGACCAGCAGCCGGAGGAGGACTCAAGCGCCTCCCAGCCATCCCAAAAGAGAACCCGTAATGCGCGCTTTACGGATGATGAAAAAGAACTCTTGTGCCGTGCGGTATGTGAAAAACATCGCCTTCTCTTTAAGTCCAAGCTTTCGTGGTGCAGCCGAAAGAAGATATGGGAGAAGATTGCACAGGATGTAAGCTCCCTTTCGGTTATGCCAAGAGATATTAAGCAGGTGCAGCACCGGTGGCGTGACACCAGAAAAGAGGTTAAAGAGAAGGCCGCTAAAATCAATGCCCACGCAAAGAGGACTGGTGGAGGGCCACCGTGCAGCATCGTGCTGACACctgtggaggagatggttctcagAACCATGGCTGCGGAGGTAGTGGTGGGCGTGCAGACGGAGTATGGCGGTGAAACGGAaccatgtgcaccttgtgcag AAACAATGGACAACGGTGACGGTGACAGCGAAGAATCAGAACACCAGGAATCATTGTTTCCGCAGCCTTGCGCAGACCCCCCCAGCCAAGCGATGTCATCAGGGGACATGGATACACAGGATCAGACTGATGTCCCTGTGATCGGAGCGGAGGATGTAGTACTGGACCTACAGTATTTGAACACCCCCCTGGCATTTCAAGAACCCGACCCATCACAGCAAAGCGATGAAGCTACAGTCATTGAGGAATCTGAACCAGTGTTTCCTGACACTGAAATTGCACCAGTATTTGGCATAGACACCGTGACCGATCAATTACTGGCTGGAATCGGCTCGCGCCTGGATGGTCATCATGCTCTAATCCTCCAGGAACTGCGTTTGCTCAGAGCTGACTTTAAACAGTGCATGGCGTCACTGATTGGCGCAATCCAGTCACTTGCCCCGAAACCTCCAGCCGGCAACAAATCCTAA
- the LOC115077580 gene encoding putative nuclease HARBI1 gives MDELFFFALTLIMIQWRRRRMHARLRNPGNARQIGGVNRGLPQHGEPDRPENPAVRPEAEPAHQQAIQRPRVVRTRAMLFGMSEIDVVRAYRLSSQAILSLYEDLREDLDPKTNRYHAVPGLSKLLCALNFFGTGSFQNPVSKVAGMTQASVSRNLAQVLKAMMKRKRDYIFFPTDPAELQQIRSGFMGIAGMPNVLGAIDCTHIALRPGAEEESGFRNRKHFHSMNVQVVCDARLRILNVVANFPGSCHDAYILAHSNLATNFLEGKYGEGWLLGDGGYGCKPWLLTPLQSPHTNAEKRYNEAHASTRNVIERTFGVLKMRFRCLDRSGGALQYSAEKVVSIIIACCMLHNICLRFGMHAEVEDLIPDSPPELAVDADSTAREFEIHVF, from the exons atggacgagctgtttttttttgctctgacGCTAATAATGATTCAGTGGAGAAGGAGACGAATGCATGCTCGACTGAGAAACCCAGGAAACGCTCGGCAGATCGGAGGTGTGAACAGGGGGCTGCCGCAGCATGGAGAACCAGATCGACCCGAGAACCCAGCTGTAAGACCGGAG GCAGAGCCGGCCCATCAACAGGCCATCCAGCGGCCGCGTGTCGTCCGTACACGGGCGATGCTCTTTGGCATGTCTGAGATAGATGTTGTCCGAGCATACCGGCTGAGCTCACAGGCAATCTTGTCCCTGTATGAAGACCTGCGTGAGGACCTGGACCCCAAGACCAATCGATACCATGCTGTGCCCGGATTGAGTAAGCTTCTGTgtgccttaaatttttttggtaccggaagttttcaaaacccgGTGAGCAAAGTTGCAGGTATGACGCAGGCCTCTGTTTCACGGAATCTGGcccaggtgttgaaggccatgatgaagcggaAGAGGGACTATATATTCTTTCCTACGGATCCAGCAGAACTCCAACAGATCCGCAGTGGCTTCATGGGTATTGCCGGTATGCCTAACGTGTTAGGCGCTATCGACTGTACCCATATTGCGTTAAGACCCGGGGCGGAAGAAGAGAGTGGGTTCCGTAATCGCAAGCACTTTCATTCCATGAATGTGCAAGTGGTTTGCGACGCACGCCTTCGCATCCTAAATGTGGTAGCTAACTTTCCAGGGAGCtgccatgatgcctacattctcgcGCATTCCAATCTGGCTACTAATTTCCTTGAAGGAAAGTACGGCGAAggctggctacttg gtgatggcggctatggTTGTAAGCCTTGGTTACTAACACCGCTCCAGTCACCACACACAAATGCTGAGAAACGGTACAATGAGGCTCATGCCAGCACCAGAAACGTCATTGAACGCACCTTTGGAGTGCTGAAGATGCGTTTTCGATGTCTGGATCGCTCGGGGGGGGCCCTGCAATACAGTGCCGAAAAGGTTGTCAGCATAATtattgcctgctgcatgctacacaacatttgtctGAGATTCGGCATGCATGCAGAGGTTGAAGACTTGATACCCGATTCGCCACCGGAGCTGGCAGTTGATGCGGACAGCACAGCACGGG AATTTGAAATTCATGTCTTTTAA